One Triticum dicoccoides isolate Atlit2015 ecotype Zavitan chromosome 5B, WEW_v2.0, whole genome shotgun sequence genomic window carries:
- the LOC119309796 gene encoding uncharacterized protein LOC119309796: MAAVAHDRRRRGCAPGATSTAAAEDDGEEQQLNPFLLDAAPSSSRVQFRNVASRARWVEEAGAAGVLDNKGKLWLTTGIARGGKLYYNVEEIGFLAERGALVLLDDKDETVGMEDIYGKIATGSYGCSWDAFQAYRHLKLLGYIVGRYDIPWTMKQIRSGDVTNSPVSMDGTSQSFGKANGACNDITKLLEGMHIDGMYPCFKVHLPNSKFKKSSPGVPSSLVCLLRDKPPSRDELETVENKFDGIPLKFCQVVNGRVSFLSFNKVTLPSLS, translated from the exons ATGGCGGCCGTGGCGCACGACCGGCGGAGAAGGGGATGTGCTCCCGGGGCTACCTCCACCGCTGCGGCTGAAGACGACGGGGAGGAGCAGCAACTCAACCCCTTCCTCTTGGACGCGGCACCCTCGTCCTCGAGAGTCCAGTTCAG GAACGTCGCGTCGcgggcgcggtgggtggaggaggCTGGTGCGGCAGGGGTGTTGGACAACAAGGGGAAGCTCTGGCTGACCACCGGCATAGCACGGGGTGGCAAGCTCTACTACAATGTGGAGGAGATCGG GTTCTTGGCAGAAAGAGGGGCATTGGTTCTTCTTGATGACAAGGATGAAACAGTTGGAATGGAGGATATCTATGGAAAGATTGCAACAGGAAGTTATGGGTGCTCCTGGGATGCCTTCCAAGCTTACAGGCACTTGAAGTTGCTTGGCTACATTGTTGGACGGTATGACATTCCCTGGACAATGAAGCAAATCCGTTCTGGTGATGTCACCAATTCCCCCGTGAGTATGGATGGCACAAGCCAGAGCTTTGGTAAAGCCAATGGTGCCTGCAATGACATTACCAAATTGCTCGAAGGAATGCACATAGATGGGATGTATCCATGCTTTAAAGTGCATCTACCAAATAGCAAATTTAAGAAGTCGTCCCCAGGAGTCCCTAGTTCTCTTGTATGTCTGTTAAG AGACAAGCCACCTTCAAGGGATGAACTGGAAACAGTGGAGAACAAGTTTGACGGCATTCCTCTTAAATTCTGTCAAGTTGTTAATGGGCGTGTCAGCTTCCTCTCCTTCAATAAAGTTACACTTCCTAGTTTGTCCTGA